Proteins encoded together in one Marispirochaeta sp. window:
- a CDS encoding MBL fold metallo-hydrolase: MPVRITTLVENSGGEHLALKHEHGLSFYIEKDNHSILFDTGQSQNFILNAEQLQLDMGALSHVVVSHGHYDHSGGLRSLNQVHSGFKLTLGQGFFDEKYAFYNGSYEFLGNNFDEAYLQDQSISYAFVESQVTEILDGVWVVTGFSRTHQDELISSRFLLRKNGRFEPDLFNDEVLVAVDSPEGIIVLLGCSHPGMKNMIDTVRHLFQRPVYAVLGGTHLVEASRESLEKSISYLADESFKVLGVSHCTGAKAMEILGASNRRYFHNRTGSILYVE, from the coding sequence ATGCCGGTTCGGATTACTACACTGGTTGAAAACAGCGGAGGAGAGCATCTTGCTCTTAAACATGAGCATGGTCTCAGTTTTTATATTGAGAAAGATAATCATTCTATTCTGTTTGACACTGGACAATCACAAAACTTTATCCTGAATGCGGAGCAGCTGCAGCTGGACATGGGTGCCCTTAGCCATGTGGTGGTAAGTCACGGGCATTATGATCACAGCGGCGGTCTCCGCTCCCTGAATCAGGTTCATTCCGGATTCAAGCTTACCCTTGGCCAGGGATTTTTCGATGAGAAATATGCCTTTTATAACGGTTCCTACGAATTCCTGGGGAACAATTTCGATGAAGCCTATTTACAGGATCAGAGTATTTCCTACGCTTTTGTTGAGTCACAGGTCACGGAAATCCTGGATGGAGTGTGGGTGGTTACCGGTTTTTCACGAACCCACCAGGATGAGCTTATAAGTTCACGATTTCTGCTGAGAAAAAATGGCCGCTTCGAACCTGACCTTTTTAATGATGAGGTCCTTGTCGCCGTCGATTCCCCGGAAGGAATCATTGTTCTTCTGGGGTGTTCCCATCCAGGGATGAAAAACATGATCGACACGGTACGGCATCTCTTCCAGCGTCCGGTATACGCTGTACTGGGTGGGACCCATCTTGTTGAGGCATCCCGGGAAAGCCTGGAGAAATCAATCAGTTATCTTGCGGACGAATCCTTTAAGGTTCTTGGAGTGTCCCACTGCACCGGAGCGAAAGCCATGGAGATATTAGGCGCCTCAAACCGCCGGTATTTCCATAACCGGACCGGTTCGATCCTTTATGTTGAATAA
- a CDS encoding TRAP transporter large permease subunit, with protein sequence MIELSAEIVAFLMLGGVFALVLTGFPIAFVIGSVAFFVGLLVFGPTTTFHILYSRFYDLSLNYPYLAVPLFTFMGVVLQHSGITRDLYTSLYEALGKVRGGLLIVTIIFGTVLAACLGVIAASVTILTLIALGPMIERGYDRSLASGAIVAAGTLGILIPPSIMLVVYGPQAGLSIGQMFMGAVFPGLILSGLYILYIIIRCQLNPALGPAIPDEQITPFSIEKLVRLMKALLPPVLLIMAVLGTIFSGIAPPTEAAAMGCTAAVLLAVAYRKFSWQLIKHASLETLRVSAFVVMIAALCYAFVGIFMNAGAGDVVADLILSVPGGRWASFLVIMLIVFLLGLFIEWIGIVFIIVPIFSPILLQLGFNPLWAGMMICINLQMAFQTPPMAMSIFVMKGTAPPETGVTMAHIIKGVIPFVIIIMFTLLLCTIFPGIITWLPEKMIGAAM encoded by the coding sequence TTGATTGAATTAAGCGCGGAAATAGTTGCATTCTTGATGCTTGGCGGAGTATTCGCTCTGGTTTTAACCGGTTTTCCTATTGCCTTTGTTATCGGCAGTGTTGCCTTTTTTGTCGGTTTGCTGGTATTCGGTCCAACTACAACATTCCATATTCTTTACAGTCGTTTTTATGATCTTTCACTGAATTATCCATATCTGGCGGTACCACTGTTCACTTTTATGGGGGTTGTTCTACAGCACTCCGGGATTACCAGGGATCTTTACACCAGCTTGTATGAGGCCCTGGGAAAGGTGCGGGGCGGGCTGCTGATTGTTACCATTATTTTCGGTACCGTACTTGCCGCCTGTCTTGGAGTAATCGCCGCATCTGTGACAATTCTCACCCTGATAGCCTTGGGCCCGATGATCGAGCGCGGGTATGACCGCTCTTTAGCCTCAGGTGCAATAGTCGCGGCAGGAACCCTGGGTATTCTTATTCCTCCAAGTATTATGCTGGTTGTATATGGTCCTCAGGCGGGATTATCCATCGGTCAGATGTTCATGGGGGCGGTTTTTCCCGGTTTGATTTTGTCGGGTCTCTATATTCTTTACATCATCATCCGCTGTCAGCTGAATCCGGCTTTGGGGCCTGCTATTCCCGATGAACAGATTACCCCCTTTTCTATCGAGAAATTGGTACGGTTGATGAAGGCTCTTCTGCCGCCGGTTTTACTGATTATGGCAGTATTAGGAACCATCTTTTCCGGGATTGCACCTCCTACAGAGGCCGCTGCAATGGGATGTACGGCGGCGGTTCTTCTTGCTGTTGCCTACCGTAAATTCAGCTGGCAACTGATCAAGCACGCGTCACTGGAGACCCTGCGGGTTTCAGCTTTTGTTGTAATGATTGCTGCCCTCTGTTATGCCTTTGTGGGCATCTTCATGAATGCCGGTGCCGGAGATGTTGTTGCTGATTTAATCCTCTCAGTACCCGGAGGCCGATGGGCGTCGTTTCTCGTAATTATGCTGATTGTCTTTCTTCTTGGTTTGTTCATTGAGTGGATCGGGATCGTTTTTATCATTGTTCCCATTTTCTCTCCTATTCTCCTGCAGCTGGGGTTCAACCCGCTCTGGGCAGGAATGATGATCTGTATAAACCTGCAAATGGCTTTTCAGACACCTCCGATGGCAATGTCCATTTTCGTTATGAAAGGAACAGCTCCGCCGGAAACCGGTGTAACCATGGCACATATTATAAAGGGTGTTATTCCTTTTGTAATCATCATCATGTTTACACTTTTGCTCTGTACCATTTTCCCTGGTATAATTACATGGCTGCCTGAAAAGATGATCGGCGCGGCAATGTAA
- a CDS encoding TRAP transporter small permease subunit, with product MSVIRKLLRFVDLLSEKAGAIGKWFAFLLVLIGTYETISRHFFNAPTIWAYDSLCMAGGTVYLLGASFDYLHDAHTRVDLIYSQFSERGRALINVICSVLFFFPLMTVMLVIATQWAIKAWRIHEVMFNSFWYPPAGPYRTVFALGLFLLVLQGLANLIRDVYMLIRGESID from the coding sequence ATGTCCGTTATTCGTAAGCTGCTGAGGTTCGTGGACCTTTTGAGTGAAAAAGCGGGCGCCATCGGAAAATGGTTCGCCTTTCTGCTTGTGCTCATTGGTACCTATGAAACAATATCCCGGCATTTTTTTAATGCTCCAACAATATGGGCCTATGACTCACTCTGTATGGCCGGTGGAACTGTCTATCTGCTGGGAGCATCGTTTGACTATTTGCATGACGCCCACACACGGGTCGATCTTATCTATTCCCAGTTTTCGGAACGGGGCCGGGCGCTGATCAATGTAATTTGTTCTGTCCTGTTTTTCTTTCCTTTAATGACAGTAATGCTGGTAATTGCTACCCAATGGGCAATCAAGGCCTGGAGAATACATGAAGTTATGTTTAACAGTTTCTGGTATCCCCCTGCAGGACCTTACCGAACAGTATTTGCCTTAGGTCTTTTTTTACTGGTACTGCAGGGCCTGGCAAACCTTATTCGTGATGTATACATGCTTATACGAGGTGAATCCATTGATTGA
- the galE gene encoding UDP-glucose 4-epimerase GalE, protein MRILILGGAGYIGSHVVREFLDNGAEVTVFDNLSSGLRENLFPEAAFVHGSILDYDSLRRAMSEGFDAMVHLAAFKAAGESMIAPEKYSVNNISGTINILNAAAETGIRRFIFSSSAAVYGEPEYLPIDENHPLNPENYYGFTKLEIERILSWYDQLKEIKFAALRYFNAAGYDPTGRITGLEQNPANLLPIIMEVAAGTRPALSIFGDDYNTPDGTGIRDYVHVSDLAAAHYQAFRYLEAKNTSLTVNLGSESGLSVREILDTARRITGKEIPARVAPRRPGDPAKLVASSRLARERLGWKALHSDVESLAATSWQVYKSADA, encoded by the coding sequence GTGAGAATACTGATACTGGGCGGCGCGGGGTACATTGGCAGTCATGTTGTCAGGGAGTTTCTGGACAATGGAGCGGAGGTAACGGTCTTCGACAACCTTTCCTCGGGACTGCGGGAAAACCTGTTCCCGGAAGCCGCCTTTGTTCATGGATCTATCCTTGATTATGATTCCCTGCGCAGAGCAATGTCTGAGGGATTTGACGCCATGGTTCACCTGGCAGCCTTTAAAGCCGCCGGTGAGTCCATGATTGCCCCGGAAAAGTACTCGGTAAATAACATTTCCGGGACAATCAATATTCTGAATGCAGCGGCAGAAACCGGAATCCGGCGGTTCATTTTTTCGTCCTCCGCCGCGGTCTACGGCGAGCCGGAGTACCTGCCTATTGATGAAAACCATCCTTTGAATCCGGAAAACTACTACGGTTTTACCAAACTGGAGATAGAACGCATTCTTTCCTGGTATGACCAGCTTAAAGAGATTAAGTTTGCCGCCCTCCGCTATTTTAACGCCGCGGGATACGACCCCACAGGACGCATTACCGGACTTGAACAAAATCCTGCTAATCTTCTGCCGATAATTATGGAGGTAGCTGCCGGTACCCGTCCTGCCCTTTCAATCTTTGGTGACGACTACAACACCCCCGATGGAACCGGGATACGGGACTATGTGCATGTAAGCGACCTGGCAGCAGCGCACTACCAGGCTTTCCGTTACCTTGAAGCAAAAAACACATCCCTGACGGTTAACCTGGGCAGCGAGAGCGGTTTGAGCGTGCGTGAGATTCTTGATACGGCCCGGCGCATTACCGGAAAAGAGATACCCGCCAGGGTGGCCCCGCGGCGTCCGGGAGATCCGGCCAAACTGGTCGCATCATCCCGTCTGGCCCGGGAACGCCTCGGCTGGAAGGCTTTACACAGCGATGTCGAAAGCCTGGCGGCCACTTCCTGGCAAGTGTATAAATCGGCTGATGCCTAG
- a CDS encoding ATP-binding protein: MSIPVLLTMWSVCVTLPPMIPQPRDRDARQIAAKLAKKLARAFRHFSMLNKNERLLVALSGGKDSLSMLYLLTRLQKSWDHPFYMKALHIRSDFSGCSADERMEKIIRSWGVDYEILDVPIKGRLKPGRNLNCYWCSTQRRMELLRYAEANDFGVIALGHHQDDILETLLMNMAYKGEISTMMPVMKYYKYPQRVIRPLCYIKEREIIDFARAFGFATYATRCPHGQTSKRLEARRALEVLSSRGEFVKDKMFESMSRVNLEYLPVQEGAQASLRFNS; this comes from the coding sequence ATGTCAATCCCGGTACTGCTGACAATGTGGAGCGTTTGTGTTACCCTGCCGCCCATGATTCCGCAACCCCGTGACCGGGATGCCCGGCAGATAGCTGCTAAACTTGCCAAGAAACTTGCCCGGGCTTTTCGGCATTTTTCCATGCTGAATAAAAATGAGAGACTGCTTGTTGCCCTTTCCGGCGGAAAGGACAGTCTCTCCATGCTGTATCTCCTTACCAGATTACAAAAGTCCTGGGACCACCCATTTTATATGAAGGCCCTTCATATCCGCAGTGACTTTAGCGGCTGTTCAGCAGATGAGCGGATGGAAAAGATTATCCGGTCCTGGGGAGTGGATTACGAGATTCTGGATGTTCCGATCAAAGGAAGGCTCAAACCGGGACGGAACCTTAACTGCTACTGGTGCTCCACGCAGCGTAGAATGGAACTCCTGCGGTATGCCGAGGCCAATGATTTTGGCGTAATTGCCCTGGGGCACCACCAGGATGATATTCTGGAAACCCTGCTGATGAATATGGCCTATAAGGGGGAAATCTCCACCATGATGCCGGTAATGAAGTACTATAAGTATCCCCAGCGGGTAATACGCCCCTTGTGCTATATAAAGGAACGGGAAATTATAGATTTTGCCAGGGCCTTCGGGTTTGCCACCTACGCGACACGCTGCCCCCACGGACAAACCTCGAAGCGACTGGAAGCCCGCAGGGCTCTGGAGGTCCTCTCCTCCCGGGGTGAGTTTGTCAAGGACAAGATGTTTGAATCCATGAGCCGGGTTAACCTTGAGTATCTTCCGGTTCAGGAGGGGGCCCAGGCCTCCCTCCGTTTTAACTCGTAA
- a CDS encoding peroxiredoxin, whose translation MDEHVVTMPLLGDDFPELKVNTTHGPMNIPGDFKGSWFVLFSHPADFTPVCTTEFVAFQKRIDQFNELEVKLIGMSVDQVFSHIKWVEWIKEKLDVEITYPIVAANDAIAAKMGMLHPGKGTNTVRAVFVGDPEGKVRLVLYYPQEIGRNMDEVVRAVKALQISDSKGVAIPAGWPENELIGDRVIIPPPGNTEEAAKRLSKYEGYDWWFCHKEL comes from the coding sequence ATGGACGAACATGTTGTAACTATGCCTTTATTAGGCGATGATTTTCCGGAGTTGAAGGTGAATACCACCCATGGACCTATGAATATTCCAGGTGATTTTAAAGGAAGCTGGTTTGTTCTCTTCAGTCATCCCGCTGATTTTACTCCCGTTTGTACTACTGAATTTGTCGCTTTTCAGAAGCGTATTGATCAGTTCAATGAGCTGGAAGTAAAGCTGATCGGCATGTCGGTGGACCAGGTATTCAGCCATATCAAATGGGTTGAATGGATTAAGGAAAAGCTTGACGTCGAGATAACCTATCCGATTGTTGCCGCAAACGATGCGATTGCCGCCAAAATGGGAATGCTGCATCCCGGAAAAGGTACAAATACTGTGCGGGCTGTATTTGTTGGAGACCCTGAGGGAAAGGTTCGCCTTGTTCTGTACTACCCTCAGGAAATCGGTCGTAATATGGACGAAGTTGTCCGCGCCGTAAAAGCTTTGCAGATTTCCGATTCTAAAGGAGTTGCCATTCCCGCCGGATGGCCGGAGAACGAGTTGATCGGCGACCGGGTCATCATTCCTCCTCCCGGAAATACCGAAGAGGCGGCTAAGCGGCTTTCCAAATATGAAGGTTACGACTGGTGGTTCTGTCATAAAGAGCTGTAA
- a CDS encoding SDR family oxidoreductase, giving the protein MEKTALISGAARGIGLETVRILLESGDYSVLIADIDSDRGEKAKKVLSGQFGSKKVDFITADIATEAEVDKTVSCCESVFKGLTLLVNNAAVNKPSHPADLSLEEWNRVLAVNLTGPFLLSRRCLPLLRASRGSIVNICSTRALMSEPGTEAYSASKGGLAALTHALAMSLGPEVRVNSISPGWINSAGEPLTLQDNRQHPAGRVGVPRDVAAMVAYLASDQAGFITGQNFIVDGGMTRKMIYTE; this is encoded by the coding sequence ATGGAAAAGACAGCTCTTATAAGCGGAGCGGCACGGGGAATCGGTCTTGAAACAGTCCGTATACTGCTTGAATCCGGTGATTACAGCGTGCTGATTGCAGATATCGATTCCGACAGGGGCGAAAAGGCAAAGAAGGTATTGTCCGGGCAGTTTGGCTCAAAAAAAGTCGATTTTATAACGGCGGATATTGCCACGGAAGCGGAGGTAGACAAGACTGTTTCCTGCTGTGAGTCGGTTTTTAAGGGTCTTACCCTGCTGGTCAATAACGCGGCGGTAAACAAACCTTCCCACCCGGCGGACCTGAGTCTGGAAGAGTGGAACCGAGTGCTTGCGGTTAACCTGACCGGCCCCTTTCTGTTAAGCCGCCGCTGTCTGCCCCTGCTGCGGGCTTCCCGGGGTTCCATCGTCAATATCTGTTCAACCCGGGCCCTGATGTCTGAGCCCGGGACAGAGGCCTACTCCGCCAGCAAGGGTGGGCTTGCGGCCCTGACCCATGCCCTGGCCATGAGCCTGGGACCGGAAGTCCGGGTCAATTCCATCAGTCCCGGCTGGATTAACTCTGCCGGGGAGCCATTAACCCTGCAGGATAACCGGCAGCATCCGGCTGGCCGGGTCGGTGTCCCCCGGGATGTCGCCGCAATGGTGGCGTATCTGGCTTCGGACCAGGCCGGTTTTATTACCGGACAGAATTTCATTGTCGACGGCGGAATGACACGGAAAATGATATACACTGAATAA
- a CDS encoding FadR/GntR family transcriptional regulator, with the protein MEPITKIRLSEQVIDAVKEMIETDGFKPGDKFYSENQLCTRLKVSRSSIREAIRILEAVGRVRVEHGRGIFITDSLEETFTAFSGWLKSNEQSIVEHFEVRLMIDPKAAAYAALKADEQDIEALRSVCNKFEQLSKSKNTAGIIKCDEEFHRLLAKATKNRTLYFLMKAMTDSLSEGWISSLHTPGRIEKTVCEHTEVIDAIVARDPRKAEEAMTLHLNNALNDIRKSMSSEKEV; encoded by the coding sequence ATGGAACCTATTACGAAGATACGGTTATCAGAGCAGGTTATTGACGCCGTTAAAGAGATGATTGAAACCGACGGTTTTAAACCGGGAGACAAGTTCTATTCCGAGAACCAGCTTTGTACCAGGCTTAAAGTCAGCCGTTCATCAATTCGGGAAGCGATTCGTATTCTGGAAGCAGTGGGAAGAGTCCGGGTGGAACATGGCAGAGGTATTTTTATTACTGACTCCCTGGAAGAAACCTTTACAGCTTTTTCCGGATGGCTTAAGAGCAATGAACAGTCCATCGTGGAGCACTTTGAGGTCAGGCTGATGATCGATCCAAAGGCGGCTGCCTATGCTGCTCTTAAGGCGGACGAACAGGATATTGAAGCATTGCGGAGTGTCTGCAATAAGTTTGAACAGCTTTCCAAAAGTAAAAACACCGCCGGTATCATCAAGTGCGACGAGGAGTTTCACCGTCTGCTTGCCAAAGCGACAAAGAACAGGACTCTCTATTTCCTGATGAAGGCCATGACTGATTCCCTTTCCGAAGGATGGATTTCCAGCCTCCATACGCCGGGGCGTATAGAAAAAACAGTATGTGAACATACGGAAGTTATCGACGCGATTGTTGCACGAGATCCGCGAAAAGCAGAAGAGGCCATGACTCTTCATCTGAATAATGCCCTCAATGACATTCGTAAATCGATGTCCTCTGAAAAAGAGGTTTAG
- a CDS encoding dihydroorotate dehydrogenase-like protein, translated as MIETRYCGLELKSPVIVGASRLTSDIDSIKKAEKAGAGAVVVSSLFEEQIQLQHYRHDEDMVQYDDWHAEMTDIFPDLEFSGAEEHLVWVRKAKEALDIPVIASLNAVNRPTWVSWAQKLAEAGADALELNFYSLPTNPDLTASQIEDEQVEIVREVVKTISVPVSVKLSPHYTNPLNVIKRMDKAGVEGVVLFNRFFQPDIDPVKLQNEYRYNLSTGNEYQLPLRFAGLLSGEIGASICASGGIEKADTVKKEILAGADAVQIVTGIYRNSMDLIGEINDELKRWMRSKGFESIKDFRGSLDARNNKDPKIYKRSQYVRLLLNPWEYIVRP; from the coding sequence ATGATCGAAACACGCTATTGCGGTCTTGAACTGAAATCCCCGGTTATAGTAGGTGCTTCACGCTTAACCAGCGACATTGACTCAATAAAAAAGGCGGAGAAGGCGGGTGCCGGTGCGGTTGTTGTCTCATCCCTTTTCGAAGAGCAGATTCAGCTGCAGCACTACCGCCACGATGAAGACATGGTCCAGTATGATGACTGGCACGCGGAAATGACCGACATCTTTCCTGACCTGGAGTTTTCCGGTGCAGAGGAGCACCTTGTCTGGGTCCGCAAAGCAAAAGAGGCCCTGGATATTCCGGTAATCGCGAGCCTCAATGCCGTAAACCGTCCGACCTGGGTTTCCTGGGCACAGAAACTGGCTGAGGCAGGGGCAGATGCTCTGGAACTCAATTTTTACTCCCTGCCGACAAATCCGGATCTTACGGCATCTCAGATTGAAGACGAACAGGTCGAAATTGTACGGGAGGTAGTAAAAACCATATCAGTCCCTGTCTCTGTTAAATTAAGCCCTCATTACACTAATCCGCTTAACGTTATCAAACGCATGGATAAGGCCGGGGTTGAAGGAGTCGTGCTGTTTAATCGTTTTTTCCAGCCCGATATTGACCCTGTAAAACTGCAGAACGAATACCGCTACAATCTAAGTACCGGTAACGAGTATCAGCTGCCTCTGCGCTTTGCCGGGCTTCTGTCAGGTGAAATTGGCGCTTCCATCTGCGCTTCCGGAGGAATAGAAAAAGCAGACACGGTAAAAAAGGAGATTCTGGCCGGAGCTGACGCCGTACAGATCGTCACCGGCATTTACCGCAACTCCATGGACCTTATAGGTGAAATTAACGATGAGCTTAAGCGCTGGATGCGTTCCAAGGGCTTTGAATCCATAAAGGATTTTCGAGGAAGCCTTGACGCCCGGAATAACAAGGATCCGAAAATCTATAAACGTTCCCAGTATGTACGCTTGTTGCTGAATCCCTGGGAGTATATTGTACGTCCCTAG
- the dctP gene encoding TRAP transporter substrate-binding protein DctP: MLEHRKITALLVLLIAGLALLSCQQKQTVDAGDAPAKTVEKIVWKSSGHGPATDPSQLYHDMCCKAITEASGGRLEVKPFVGGSIVPAYKELDAVHEGVLQMAYTCPMYNLDKWSAAGLISSRPGALPGEALRTWFNFAGGADLMNKMMASYNVMTFPGALSPLPEEVFFHSKVKIETIADLKGLKARCMGDGGEILKRMGAATVIIPGGDLYEAMQRGTIDAMEYSTLASNWEMHFNEVAKYVILSSSRAPSDPQVFFVNKDAFNELPADLQRIVKAEVAYWTQAQHEYLVSESIKAAEKFKEAGNEVYKLPEEVANALIAEAAAFYEEKSENEPPIFKEIYTSMKEFGEAYASVK, encoded by the coding sequence ATGTTGGAACACAGAAAAATCACTGCACTGCTGGTGCTGCTTATAGCGGGTCTCGCCCTGCTTTCCTGCCAGCAAAAACAAACCGTCGATGCCGGCGACGCACCGGCAAAGACGGTAGAGAAGATTGTTTGGAAATCTTCCGGTCACGGTCCTGCTACAGACCCGTCCCAACTTTATCATGACATGTGCTGCAAGGCAATCACCGAGGCATCGGGTGGGCGCCTTGAAGTAAAACCCTTTGTCGGCGGTTCAATTGTGCCTGCGTACAAGGAACTTGATGCAGTTCACGAAGGGGTTCTGCAGATGGCCTACACATGTCCAATGTATAATCTGGATAAATGGTCCGCCGCGGGTCTTATCAGTTCCCGGCCGGGAGCGCTGCCAGGGGAAGCCCTGCGTACCTGGTTCAATTTTGCCGGCGGTGCGGACCTTATGAACAAGATGATGGCAAGCTACAATGTAATGACCTTCCCCGGAGCTTTGTCTCCCTTACCCGAGGAAGTATTCTTCCATTCCAAGGTCAAGATTGAGACTATCGCCGATTTGAAAGGCCTTAAGGCTCGCTGTATGGGAGACGGCGGAGAAATCCTCAAGCGTATGGGTGCTGCTACCGTTATTATCCCCGGAGGAGATCTATACGAGGCAATGCAACGCGGTACCATCGATGCCATGGAATATTCAACCCTGGCGTCCAACTGGGAAATGCACTTCAATGAGGTAGCAAAGTATGTGATTCTTTCTTCCTCCCGTGCACCCAGCGATCCTCAGGTGTTCTTTGTTAACAAGGATGCTTTTAATGAACTGCCTGCAGACCTGCAGCGCATTGTAAAGGCTGAGGTTGCCTACTGGACCCAAGCCCAGCATGAATACCTTGTCAGTGAATCCATTAAAGCTGCAGAGAAATTCAAGGAAGCCGGAAACGAAGTCTATAAACTTCCAGAGGAAGTTGCTAACGCTCTCATAGCAGAGGCGGCAGCTTTCTACGAAGAAAAATCCGAGAATGAGCCTCCAATATTCAAAGAGATTTATACCTCCATGAAAGAGTTTGGTGAGGCTTACGCGTCAGTCAAATAA
- a CDS encoding Hsp33 family molecular chaperone HslO, whose product MKHIEIEDALITEHLRRLPQDCMDIFLLHASPLTGNLDEEWDNAVRGAFLNATALTNLMRSAHELGILESLILGQAYMGTLLMTRSLKGAGRLNLEIGCAGPVRGLSVEATAGGNVRGYLKQVPIPVEAPLDSFDTSPFFGPGILTVQRFADNSDVPFSGNIDLYYGNIGQDIARYYLVSEQTRTSISVSIKFDREGRIIGAGGLFIEALPGAQDGFLNEIQGRVSSIRSIGETIAEGTANTDILESVFAGYQLEPMEHRDVNFYCPCSRERFMSFIRSMKINDLEEIAQKGPFPLVTQCHNCNSAYSFSREEIRELLDSRKN is encoded by the coding sequence ATGAAGCATATCGAAATTGAAGACGCATTGATAACTGAACACCTGCGGCGCCTGCCCCAGGACTGTATGGACATCTTTCTGCTGCACGCATCGCCCTTAACAGGGAACCTGGATGAAGAATGGGACAACGCAGTTCGGGGAGCATTTCTGAACGCGACAGCACTTACCAACCTAATGAGAAGTGCCCATGAATTGGGGATCCTTGAGTCTCTGATACTGGGACAGGCATATATGGGGACGCTGCTTATGACCCGCAGCCTGAAAGGGGCAGGACGTCTGAATCTGGAGATCGGCTGCGCGGGACCGGTAAGAGGCCTCTCGGTAGAAGCCACCGCCGGCGGTAATGTCCGGGGATACCTGAAGCAGGTACCAATACCTGTGGAGGCACCTCTGGACAGCTTCGATACATCGCCTTTCTTTGGTCCGGGGATTCTGACAGTACAGCGTTTCGCAGATAACAGCGATGTACCTTTTTCCGGCAACATTGACCTGTATTACGGAAATATCGGACAGGATATTGCCCGTTATTATCTGGTCTCCGAACAGACACGGACATCAATATCGGTAAGTATAAAGTTTGACAGGGAGGGGAGAATAATCGGAGCCGGTGGTCTTTTTATCGAGGCACTTCCCGGGGCTCAGGATGGTTTTCTGAATGAGATTCAGGGGAGGGTCTCCTCAATCAGATCGATCGGTGAGACAATCGCGGAAGGCACGGCAAATACAGATATCCTCGAATCAGTTTTCGCGGGATACCAGCTCGAACCGATGGAGCATCGGGATGTAAACTTCTACTGCCCCTGTTCCCGTGAACGCTTTATGAGTTTTATCAGGTCCATGAAAATAAACGACCTTGAAGAAATAGCACAGAAAGGACCATTCCCGCTTGTAACCCAATGCCATAACTGCAACAGTGCCTACAGTTTTTCCAGGGAAGAGATTCGGGAGCTGCTGGATTCGCGGAAAAATTAA